The following are encoded in a window of Panicum virgatum strain AP13 chromosome 5N, P.virgatum_v5, whole genome shotgun sequence genomic DNA:
- the LOC120672317 gene encoding proline transporter 2-like isoform X3, translated as MEAGAKREAMASSLGSEADQEHNGSGYTIAATAHAVDTDSWQQVGLLLVTSINCAYVLSFSNLMLAPLGWGWGIACLLIVAAAAWYANWLLAGLHVIDGQRFIRYRDLMGFVFGKCTTSLGSCSSASSFSETWALFYWEQEHSRLGCSELEESQHYRLNGKSSRQKDYGVHGSPAEKAFNALGAVTAILVCNASGMLTEIQSTLRSPAVRNMRPALAVQYTAGAAAYYGVSAAGYWAYGSAVSEYLPDELSGPRWAVVLLNAAAFLQSVVSQHMFTAPVHEALDTRLQRLHEGTSSRYNLTRRLCARGLVLGFNVFVAALFPFMGDFVNLFGSFALVPLTFGLG; from the exons ATGGAAGCAGGTGCCAAGAGAGAAGCAATGGCATCTTCGCTGGGCAGTGAAGCGGATCAAGAGCACAACGGCAGTGGCTACACCATTGCAGCTACTGCTCATGCTGTAGACACAG ACTCATGGCAGCAGGTGGGCCTGCTTCTTGTGACCTCCATCAACTGCGCCTATGTGCTTAGCTTCTCCAACCTCATGCTGGCCCCCTTGGGCTGGGGGTGGGGCATCGCCTGCCTGCTtatcgtcgccgccgctgcgtggTATGCCAACTGGCTCCTCGCCGGCCTACATGTCATCGACGGCCAGAGGTTCATCCGGTACAGGGACCTCATGGGCTTTGTCTTCG GAAAATGTACTACATCACTTGGTTCCTGCAGTTCAGCATCCAGCTTCTCGGAAACATGGGCTTTATTTTACTGGGAGCAAGAGCACTCAAG ATTGGGATGTTCAGAACTGGAGGAATCCCAGCACTACCGTCTAAATG GGAAATCGAGCAGGCAAAAGGACTACGGCGTCCATGGGAGCCCAGCGGAGAAGGCGTTCAACGCGCTGGGCGCCGTCACTGCCATCCTCGTCTGCAACGCGTCCGGGATGCTCACGGAGATACAG TCGACGCTGCGGTCGCCGGCGGTGCGCAACATGCGGCCGGCGCTGGCGGTGCAGTACACCGCTGGCGCCGCGGCCTACTACGGCGTCAGCGCGGCGGGGTACTGGGCGTACGGGTCGGCGGTGTCGGAGTACCTCCCCGACGAGCTCAGCGGGCCGAGGTGGGCCGTCGTGCTCCTcaacgccgccgccttcctgcAGAGCGTCGTCTCGCAGCAC atgttcacgGCGCCGGTGCACGAGGCGCTGGACACGCGGCTGCAGCGGCTGCACGAGGGCACGTCCTCCCGTTACAACCTCACGCGTCGCCTCTGCGCGCGGGGGCTCGTCCTGGGCTTCAACGTCTTCGTCGCCGCGCTGTTCCCCTTCATGGGCGACTTTGTCAACCTCTTCGGCTCCTTCGCGCTCGTCCCGCTCACGTTTGGCCTC ggatga
- the LOC120672317 gene encoding proline transporter 2-like isoform X2, with protein sequence MEAGAKREAMASSLGSEADQEHNGSGYTIAATAHAVDTDSWQQVGLLLVTSINCAYVLSFSNLMLAPLGWGWGIACLLIVAAAAWYANWLLAGLHVIDGQRFIRYRDLMGFVFGKCTTSLGSCSSASSFSETWALFYWEQEHSRLGCSELEESQHYRLNGKSSRQKDYGVHGSPAEKAFNALGAVTAILVCNASGMLTEIQSTLRSPAVRNMRPALAVQYTAGAAAYYGVSAAGYWAYGSAVSEYLPDELSGPRWAVVLLNAAAFLQSVVSQHMFTAPVHEALDTRLQRLHEGTSSRYNLTRRLCARGLVLGFNVFVAALFPFMGDFVNLFGSFALVPLTDECNFSRRIK encoded by the exons ATGGAAGCAGGTGCCAAGAGAGAAGCAATGGCATCTTCGCTGGGCAGTGAAGCGGATCAAGAGCACAACGGCAGTGGCTACACCATTGCAGCTACTGCTCATGCTGTAGACACAG ACTCATGGCAGCAGGTGGGCCTGCTTCTTGTGACCTCCATCAACTGCGCCTATGTGCTTAGCTTCTCCAACCTCATGCTGGCCCCCTTGGGCTGGGGGTGGGGCATCGCCTGCCTGCTtatcgtcgccgccgctgcgtggTATGCCAACTGGCTCCTCGCCGGCCTACATGTCATCGACGGCCAGAGGTTCATCCGGTACAGGGACCTCATGGGCTTTGTCTTCG GAAAATGTACTACATCACTTGGTTCCTGCAGTTCAGCATCCAGCTTCTCGGAAACATGGGCTTTATTTTACTGGGAGCAAGAGCACTCAAG ATTGGGATGTTCAGAACTGGAGGAATCCCAGCACTACCGTCTAAATG GGAAATCGAGCAGGCAAAAGGACTACGGCGTCCATGGGAGCCCAGCGGAGAAGGCGTTCAACGCGCTGGGCGCCGTCACTGCCATCCTCGTCTGCAACGCGTCCGGGATGCTCACGGAGATACAG TCGACGCTGCGGTCGCCGGCGGTGCGCAACATGCGGCCGGCGCTGGCGGTGCAGTACACCGCTGGCGCCGCGGCCTACTACGGCGTCAGCGCGGCGGGGTACTGGGCGTACGGGTCGGCGGTGTCGGAGTACCTCCCCGACGAGCTCAGCGGGCCGAGGTGGGCCGTCGTGCTCCTcaacgccgccgccttcctgcAGAGCGTCGTCTCGCAGCAC atgttcacgGCGCCGGTGCACGAGGCGCTGGACACGCGGCTGCAGCGGCTGCACGAGGGCACGTCCTCCCGTTACAACCTCACGCGTCGCCTCTGCGCGCGGGGGCTCGTCCTGGGCTTCAACGTCTTCGTCGCCGCGCTGTTCCCCTTCATGGGCGACTTTGTCAACCTCTTCGGCTCCTTCGCGCTCGTCCCGCTCAC ggatgagtgtaacttttcgcgacgaatcaaATGA
- the LOC120672317 gene encoding proline transporter 2-like isoform X1 translates to MEAGAKREAMASSLGSEADQEHNGSGYTIAATAHAVDTDSWQQVGLLLVTSINCAYVLSFSNLMLAPLGWGWGIACLLIVAAAAWYANWLLAGLHVIDGQRFIRYRDLMGFVFGKCTTSLGSCSSASSFSETWALFYWEQEHSRLGCSELEESQHYRLNGKSSRQKDYGVHGSPAEKAFNALGAVTAILVCNASGMLTEIQSTLRSPAVRNMRPALAVQYTAGAAAYYGVSAAGYWAYGSAVSEYLPDELSGPRWAVVLLNAAAFLQSVVSQHMFTAPVHEALDTRLQRLHEGTSSRYNLTRRLCARGLVLGFNVFVAALFPFMGDFVNLFGSFALVPLTFGLVCLTRAIPFYKKNLACMVY, encoded by the exons ATGGAAGCAGGTGCCAAGAGAGAAGCAATGGCATCTTCGCTGGGCAGTGAAGCGGATCAAGAGCACAACGGCAGTGGCTACACCATTGCAGCTACTGCTCATGCTGTAGACACAG ACTCATGGCAGCAGGTGGGCCTGCTTCTTGTGACCTCCATCAACTGCGCCTATGTGCTTAGCTTCTCCAACCTCATGCTGGCCCCCTTGGGCTGGGGGTGGGGCATCGCCTGCCTGCTtatcgtcgccgccgctgcgtggTATGCCAACTGGCTCCTCGCCGGCCTACATGTCATCGACGGCCAGAGGTTCATCCGGTACAGGGACCTCATGGGCTTTGTCTTCG GAAAATGTACTACATCACTTGGTTCCTGCAGTTCAGCATCCAGCTTCTCGGAAACATGGGCTTTATTTTACTGGGAGCAAGAGCACTCAAG ATTGGGATGTTCAGAACTGGAGGAATCCCAGCACTACCGTCTAAATG GGAAATCGAGCAGGCAAAAGGACTACGGCGTCCATGGGAGCCCAGCGGAGAAGGCGTTCAACGCGCTGGGCGCCGTCACTGCCATCCTCGTCTGCAACGCGTCCGGGATGCTCACGGAGATACAG TCGACGCTGCGGTCGCCGGCGGTGCGCAACATGCGGCCGGCGCTGGCGGTGCAGTACACCGCTGGCGCCGCGGCCTACTACGGCGTCAGCGCGGCGGGGTACTGGGCGTACGGGTCGGCGGTGTCGGAGTACCTCCCCGACGAGCTCAGCGGGCCGAGGTGGGCCGTCGTGCTCCTcaacgccgccgccttcctgcAGAGCGTCGTCTCGCAGCAC atgttcacgGCGCCGGTGCACGAGGCGCTGGACACGCGGCTGCAGCGGCTGCACGAGGGCACGTCCTCCCGTTACAACCTCACGCGTCGCCTCTGCGCGCGGGGGCTCGTCCTGGGCTTCAACGTCTTCGTCGCCGCGCTGTTCCCCTTCATGGGCGACTTTGTCAACCTCTTCGGCTCCTTCGCGCTCGTCCCGCTCACGTTTGGCCTCGTTTGTTTAACTCGTGCTATTCCATTTTacaaaaagaatctcgcatgcatggtgtactaa
- the LOC120672316 gene encoding E3 ubiquitin-protein ligase RGLG5-like — MGGSSSRSSPRDGSSHGRGYGRSRSFGQPAGPPPPQYGGYYCQDPSAGYYAAPQQGGGYAAPYPAPAYQPPAAAPAPPAAKPRQLDRRYSRIADDYHSVDQVTDALAQAGLESSNLIVGIDFTKSNEWTGKFSFHGRSLHHISSSPNPYEQAISIVGQTLSKFDEDNLIPCFGFGDASTHDQDVFCFYPVERPCNGFSEALHRYREIVPHLRLAGPTSFAPIIEMAMTIVEQSGGQYHVLLIIADGQVTRSVDTASGQLSSQEQKTVDAIVKASELPLSIVLVGVGDGPWDMMKEFDDNIPARAFDNFQFVNFSEIMSKNMPQSRKEAAFALSALMEIPQQYKATVELGILGRRSFKSPDRVPLPPPAGIDDAYSYSSKSFSKPTTYPQSSSSSSPYPHYENPHSATPAAPTSTYDNQVCPICLVNPKDMAFGCGHQTCCDCGQSLQSCPICRIPITTRIKLY, encoded by the exons ATGGGGGGAAGCTCGTCGAGGAGCAGCCCACGGGACGGGAGCAGCCACGGGCGGGGGTACGGCCGCTCGCGCTCCTTTGGCCAGccggcggggccgccgccgccgcagtatGGAGGCTACTACTGCCAGGACCCGAGCGCGGGCTACTACGCCGCGCCGCAGCAGGGAGGAGGGTACGCCGCCCCGTACCCGGCCCCGGCGTACCAGccccccgccgctgccccggcgccgccggccgcgaagCCGCGGCAGCTGGACCGCCGGTACTCGCGGATTGCCGACGATTACCACTCGGTGGATCAG GTTACTGATGCCCTAGCTCAAGCTGGGCTTGAATCGTCGAATCTTATTGTCGGCATTGATTTCACAAAGAGCAATGAGTGGACAG GGAAATTCTCCTTCCATGGACGTAGTTTACATCACATTAGCAGCTCACCAAATCCTTATGAACAAGCCATCTCAATTGTAGGGCAGACACTATCAAAATTTGATGAAGACAATTTGATCCCATGCTTTGGATTTGGAGATG CATCAACACATGATCAAGATGTCTTCTGTTTTTATCCTGTCGAGAGACCATGCAATGGTTTCTCAGAAGCTCTGCATCGATATAGGGAAATTGTACCACATTTGCGCTTAGCTG GACCAACATCCTTTGCACCAATTATTGAGATGGCTATGACCATTGTGGAGCAAAGTGGTGGCCAATACCATGTTCTATTGATAATTGCCGATGGGCAG GTTACGCGGAGTGTAGATACTGCATCTGGACAGCTAAGTTCGCAAGAGCAGAAGACTGTTGATGCCATTGTGAAGGCCAG TGAACTGCCTTTGTCCATCGTGTTAGTAGGAGTTGGTGATGGCCCCTGGGACATGATGAAGGAATTTGATGACAACATTCCTGCTCGAGCTTTTGACAATTTCCAA TTTGTGAATTTCTCGGAGATAATGTCCAAGAACATGCCACAATCAAGGAAAGAGGCTGCATTTGCTCTTTCTGCATTGATGGAGATACCACAACAATATAAAGCAACCGTGGAATTAGGAATTTTAGG TCGTCGCTCTTTCAAGTCTCCTGACAGGGTTCCTCTGCCGCCTCCTGCTGGAATCGATGATGCTTATTCCTATTCGTCTAAAAGCTTTAGTAAGCCAACCACCTACCCACAGAgttcatcatcctcatcaccGTATCCTCACTACGAAAATCCACATAGCGCCACCCCAGCTGCGCCTACGTCCACTTACGACAACCAG GTCTGCCCTATCTGCCTTGTGAACCCCAAAGACATGGCATTTGGCTGTGGACACCAG ACCTGCTGTGACTGTGGACAGAGTCTCCAGTCGTGCCCGATCTGTCGCATTCCCATCACCACAAGGATAAAGCTATACTAG